In Methanomassiliicoccales archaeon, a single genomic region encodes these proteins:
- the gatD gene encoding Glu-tRNA(Gln) amidotransferase subunit GatD — MSYSERARQLLASSQASEGDTVLLKAEGMEYAGILMPHHEFSHPDVIIIKLKSGYNVGIKVDERSELALVSKARERPLKRRSAKEDSSLPTISFLGTGGTIASYVDYRTGAVHPALKAEDLVATVPELSEICRMRSKVVFSIFSENMNVETWQSLATAIADELNDGVEGVIVPHGTDTLGFTSAALSLMLGDIPRSVVLVGAQRSSDRPSSDSYINLLSAARFCIKAQAAEVFVLMHGETSDSYVHVHRGTKVRKMHTSRRDAFQSINEGPVARMDLKGELEMLGECQVKSSVKVSPDVRMEKNVALLQFYPGMGPEMVRRVMQDQKGLVVAGTGLGHVSKEIVQVIKELVSQGKPVVMTSQCLGGRVNLNVYDTGRDLLSAGVISGEDMLPETALLKLMWVLGRTDRLEQVERMMSENLRGEIAKRREL; from the coding sequence ATGTCTTATTCCGAACGTGCCCGTCAACTATTGGCCAGCAGTCAGGCTTCCGAGGGAGATACGGTCCTCTTAAAGGCGGAGGGGATGGAGTATGCGGGCATACTTATGCCCCACCACGAGTTCAGCCACCCCGATGTCATCATCATCAAACTGAAGAGCGGTTATAATGTCGGGATCAAGGTGGACGAACGTTCTGAACTGGCCTTGGTATCGAAGGCTCGGGAGCGCCCGTTGAAGCGCAGGTCCGCTAAAGAGGACAGTTCCTTGCCGACAATTTCTTTCCTAGGCACCGGCGGGACCATAGCCAGCTATGTTGATTATCGCACCGGCGCGGTGCATCCCGCGTTGAAGGCCGAGGACCTCGTGGCCACCGTACCAGAGCTTTCCGAGATATGCCGTATGCGCTCCAAGGTGGTGTTCTCCATATTCAGCGAGAACATGAACGTGGAGACATGGCAGTCGTTGGCTACCGCTATCGCCGACGAGCTCAACGATGGCGTTGAGGGAGTGATCGTACCGCACGGAACGGATACATTGGGGTTCACCTCCGCCGCCCTGTCGCTCATGCTAGGCGATATCCCGCGGTCCGTTGTTCTGGTGGGGGCGCAGCGCTCTTCCGACCGACCTTCATCCGATTCCTACATCAACCTGCTTTCCGCCGCCCGTTTCTGCATCAAGGCCCAGGCGGCCGAGGTGTTCGTCCTCATGCACGGAGAGACCTCGGATTCCTACGTCCACGTTCACCGTGGAACGAAGGTGCGCAAGATGCACACCAGCCGCCGAGACGCTTTTCAGAGCATCAATGAAGGGCCCGTCGCCCGCATGGACCTAAAAGGGGAACTGGAGATGCTCGGTGAATGCCAGGTCAAGAGCTCGGTCAAGGTATCCCCTGACGTACGCATGGAGAAGAACGTGGCGCTGCTGCAATTCTATCCTGGCATGGGCCCGGAGATGGTGCGTAGGGTGATGCAGGACCAGAAAGGTCTGGTCGTCGCCGGCACCGGTCTGGGGCACGTATCTAAGGAGATCGTGCAGGTGATCAAGGAACTGGTCTCCCAGGGCAAGCCAGTGGTCATGACCTCGCAGTGCTTGGGAGGGAGGGTGAACCTCAACGTCTACGATACCGGTCGAGACCTGCTCTCCGCTGGCGTGATATCTGGTGAGGACATGCTACCGGAAACGGCCCTGCTCAAGCTCATGTGGGTCCTGGGAAGGACGGACCGCCTGGAACAAGTGGAAAGGATGATGAGCGAGAACCTTAGGGGCGAGATCGCCAAGAGGAGGGAGCTCTAA
- the gatE gene encoding Glu-tRNA(Gln) amidotransferase subunit GatE — translation MFEVTIGIEIHQQLDTCKLFCSCRSQLVDEEGALFFRRLRPTQSEMGEVDRAVLAQAERRMHFAYQAPSAVSCLVEKDEEPPHDADEEAMQTVLIVSAMLDSKVMDEVHFMRKIVIDGSNTSGFQRTALVAVDGALEVNGHSIGILSVCLEEDAARKVETKDRQVTYRLDRLGIPLIEIATAPDMHDPEEVKEVAQRLGSILRSTRKVKRGLGTIREDLNVSIPGGARVEIKGAQDLSLLPTYVRNEMERQRSLIEIKQILEKRSASPVPIEAKDISALLQGSRSKVIHSALSKGGKVFCASLPSFVGTLRSADGRLRLGSEMAQHARSRGVAGIFHSDELPAYGITSEEVVSIRKFLGLGDMDAFALCADQADRAEPALLAALSRANQALTGVPEETRDPLPDGTSLYSRPLPGAGRMYPETDVRPILIEQDRLLRIKENLPELPEARTLRLVRDYGINEQQSRQLVREGHDELFEDICKDASLVAVAARTFLSTYPEMQNEGVDPGSLDDVKIKEAFSALTSGRFTKEALPAVFREMVKGASVDQAVSSLGLEAMDQDEASKIIDELIGQRADFVREKGTGAVGPLMGVAMNELRGKIDGKEAADLLKKRVEAFLKG, via the coding sequence ATGTTCGAGGTGACCATCGGGATCGAGATACACCAGCAATTAGACACCTGCAAGCTGTTCTGTTCCTGCCGCTCTCAATTGGTGGACGAGGAGGGGGCGCTCTTCTTCAGAAGGCTCCGTCCCACCCAGAGCGAGATGGGCGAGGTGGACCGGGCAGTCCTAGCTCAAGCGGAACGCCGCATGCATTTCGCTTACCAGGCACCCTCTGCCGTTTCCTGCCTGGTCGAGAAGGACGAGGAGCCCCCGCACGACGCCGATGAAGAGGCCATGCAGACCGTGCTGATCGTTTCGGCGATGCTCGATTCAAAAGTGATGGACGAGGTCCATTTCATGCGTAAGATCGTGATCGACGGTTCCAACACCAGCGGTTTCCAGCGCACGGCATTGGTCGCGGTGGATGGCGCCCTTGAGGTCAACGGCCATAGCATCGGGATCCTCTCCGTTTGCCTGGAAGAGGACGCTGCGCGGAAGGTGGAGACCAAGGACCGGCAGGTCACCTACCGCCTGGACCGTTTGGGGATCCCTCTCATCGAGATCGCCACCGCTCCGGACATGCATGACCCCGAAGAGGTCAAGGAGGTGGCACAGCGTCTGGGGTCCATCCTGCGCTCCACGCGCAAGGTGAAGCGGGGGCTGGGAACCATCCGCGAGGACCTGAACGTCTCCATACCTGGAGGGGCCAGGGTCGAGATCAAGGGTGCTCAGGACCTCAGCCTGCTGCCGACATACGTGAGGAACGAGATGGAAAGGCAGCGCTCCCTCATCGAAATCAAGCAGATACTGGAGAAGCGTTCCGCCTCTCCGGTCCCCATCGAGGCCAAGGACATATCCGCACTGCTCCAGGGTAGCAGGTCCAAGGTCATTCATTCCGCGCTCTCCAAAGGGGGGAAGGTCTTTTGCGCCTCCCTGCCTTCGTTCGTCGGGACCCTGCGCAGCGCTGACGGACGATTGCGGTTGGGATCGGAGATGGCCCAGCACGCCCGTTCCCGCGGGGTCGCCGGGATATTCCATTCCGACGAGCTTCCGGCCTATGGCATCACCTCCGAGGAGGTCGTCTCCATCAGGAAGTTCCTGGGGCTCGGGGATATGGACGCTTTCGCGCTGTGCGCCGATCAGGCCGACAGGGCGGAACCGGCGCTGCTGGCCGCTTTATCTAGGGCCAATCAGGCCTTGACAGGTGTGCCGGAGGAGACCCGGGACCCGCTTCCGGACGGCACCTCTCTGTACAGCCGTCCACTGCCGGGCGCCGGGCGCATGTACCCGGAGACGGACGTCAGACCGATACTGATAGAACAAGACCGCCTGCTTCGCATCAAGGAGAACCTGCCGGAGCTGCCGGAGGCCCGTACACTGCGTTTGGTTCGGGATTACGGCATCAATGAGCAGCAGTCCCGCCAATTGGTGCGGGAGGGGCATGACGAGCTTTTCGAGGATATATGCAAAGACGCATCCCTGGTGGCCGTGGCGGCCCGCACCTTCTTGAGCACTTATCCTGAGATGCAGAATGAGGGAGTGGACCCCGGTTCGCTCGACGATGTCAAGATCAAGGAGGCGTTCTCCGCCCTAACCTCCGGGCGATTCACCAAGGAGGCGCTCCCGGCGGTGTTCAGGGAGATGGTGAAAGGGGCGAGCGTCGACCAAGCAGTATCATCCCTGGGTCTGGAGGCTATGGACCAGGACGAGGCTTCGAAGATCATCGATGAACTGATCGGGCAAAGGGCCGATTTCGTAAGGGAAAAGGGAACGGGCGCAGTAGGACCGCTGATGGGCGTGGCCATGAATGAACTGAGAGGTAAGATCGACGGCAAGGAGGCCGCCGACCTGCTGAAAAAGAGAGTAGAGGCGTTCCTCAAAGGGTGA
- a CDS encoding HemK2/MTQ2 family protein methyltransferase, whose translation MLRDPAIHLEVGPQVYAPAEDSFLMLSALNMRGDERALEMGCGSGFLSLHMAKVGASVLAVDIDPQALSDTKKNAELNGLAIETTLSDLFHDVEGTFDLIVFNPPYLRGSVESQEDLCWAGGEKGTEVTTRFLNGAKDHLKTGGRVLILISSDVDQDALGAALKEWKRRDLASKSLFFEELKVLELTL comes from the coding sequence ATGCTTCGTGACCCCGCGATACACCTGGAGGTAGGACCTCAGGTGTACGCTCCTGCGGAGGACAGCTTTCTAATGCTCTCCGCCCTCAATATGAGGGGGGACGAGCGGGCGCTGGAGATGGGGTGCGGAAGCGGGTTCCTATCACTACACATGGCCAAGGTCGGTGCCAGTGTCCTAGCGGTGGACATTGACCCTCAAGCGCTGAGCGACACCAAGAAGAACGCCGAGCTCAACGGACTTGCGATCGAGACGACGCTCAGCGATCTGTTCCATGACGTGGAAGGAACGTTCGACCTCATCGTGTTCAACCCCCCATACCTAAGAGGTTCCGTCGAGAGCCAAGAGGACCTTTGCTGGGCGGGCGGAGAGAAAGGAACGGAGGTAACCACCCGTTTCCTGAACGGTGCCAAGGACCATCTGAAGACCGGCGGGAGGGTGCTTATATTGATCTCTAGCGACGTTGATCAGGATGCCTTGGGGGCCGCCCTGAAGGAATGGAAGCGCCGTGACCTTGCATCTAAGAGCTTGTTCTTTGAGGAATTGAAGGTGCTGGAGCTCACCCTTTGA
- a CDS encoding rhomboid family intramembrane serine protease, translating to MDLLSQISIGTIFLGLALCYRRKYPLAHSLVLINLAVFMLTVISAWGQPSYLLSPVQEELGFRPIYFGELENLYTIFTQMFVHAGLLHILFNMLFLFLIGVPLEERVGRKAFAACYFIPGLMALVLESSVQGFDSGILMLGASGAISGAMGAILLLYPKDEIPMFLGPIFLPRVPVWLSVGAWFGIQLLTIFTLPDGIASGGVAYFAHIGGFVAGMAVAQMLPGKRSSAEAPPEKLEDLATTEELRGMVHRIEEESEPQVRQAWMEHFASKATCPECGGRLELEGNRIKCACGWERKVR from the coding sequence GTGGACCTGCTCAGCCAGATAAGCATAGGCACGATCTTCTTAGGGTTGGCGCTATGCTACCGTAGGAAGTATCCACTGGCACATTCACTGGTGCTGATCAATCTGGCGGTCTTCATGCTTACCGTCATTTCCGCCTGGGGGCAGCCGTCCTACCTGCTCTCACCGGTGCAGGAGGAACTGGGCTTCAGACCCATCTATTTCGGTGAACTCGAAAATCTTTATACGATCTTCACCCAGATGTTCGTTCACGCGGGGCTGCTGCACATTCTGTTCAACATGCTCTTCCTGTTCTTGATCGGAGTGCCATTGGAAGAGAGGGTGGGCCGCAAGGCCTTTGCCGCTTGCTATTTCATCCCTGGCCTCATGGCGTTGGTCCTGGAGTCCTCGGTCCAAGGTTTCGATTCCGGGATCCTCATGCTGGGGGCTTCGGGGGCCATCTCCGGGGCCATGGGGGCGATCCTTCTCCTTTACCCCAAGGACGAGATACCCATGTTCCTCGGCCCCATCTTCCTGCCCCGGGTGCCGGTGTGGCTGTCAGTGGGCGCATGGTTCGGAATTCAATTGCTGACCATATTCACGCTCCCGGACGGTATCGCCTCCGGCGGAGTGGCCTATTTCGCCCACATCGGCGGTTTCGTGGCCGGGATGGCCGTGGCCCAGATGCTTCCTGGTAAAAGGAGCTCTGCGGAAGCACCGCCGGAGAAGCTCGAAGATCTGGCGACCACCGAAGAGCTGAGAGGGATGGTGCATCGGATCGAGGAGGAGAGCGAGCCTCAGGTACGCCAGGCATGGATGGAGCACTTCGCCAGCAAGGCCACCTGTCCAGAATGCGGAGGGCGGCTGGAATTAGAGGGAAACCGTATTAAATGCGCATGCGGATGGGAGAGGAAGGTGAGATGA
- a CDS encoding MBL fold metallo-hydrolase has product MRMRMGEEGEMTENRVDVLCPGMIVRDGPLILEARSSATLVSRGERHLLVDVSGPQNRTVLLDALRSRGIFPEQIEVVVLTHLHHDHDGNLDIFPHAKKYAHKLESPGPSFEVVSEDFDIWEGVRLIHTPGHTRGGMSVLVRSDETYALVGDAIPSADNVRKWVPPGLHYDADVALASMSKLVRMADVIVPGHGPPFRTAEFRKEGR; this is encoded by the coding sequence ATGCGCATGCGGATGGGAGAGGAAGGTGAGATGACCGAGAACAGGGTGGATGTACTCTGCCCAGGGATGATCGTGCGCGACGGCCCCCTCATCCTGGAGGCCCGCTCCTCCGCAACCTTAGTAAGTCGGGGAGAGCGACACCTGTTAGTGGATGTCAGCGGCCCTCAGAACCGAACGGTCCTGCTGGACGCTTTACGCTCCAGGGGCATTTTCCCTGAGCAGATCGAGGTGGTGGTGCTCACCCACCTGCACCACGATCACGACGGGAACCTTGATATATTCCCACATGCCAAGAAGTACGCCCACAAGCTGGAATCGCCTGGGCCATCGTTCGAAGTCGTCAGCGAAGACTTTGATATATGGGAGGGCGTGCGCCTGATACACACTCCTGGGCACACCAGAGGTGGCATGAGCGTATTGGTGCGGTCAGATGAGACATACGCCCTGGTCGGGGACGCCATACCAAGCGCGGACAATGTGCGGAAGTGGGTACCTCCGGGATTGCATTACGATGCTGACGTAGCCTTGGCAAGCATGTCCAAGCTAGTACGTATGGCCGATGTGATAGTGCCCGGACACGGACCGCCCTTCCGGACGGCGGAGTTTAGAAAAGAAGGAAGGTGA